Proteins from a single region of Kiloniellales bacterium:
- a CDS encoding MOSC domain-containing protein translates to MPADQSPFHRGEKEIQARIGMADKMEDLGRRMIRRKMPAEHQAFFAQLSLLIVGTRDVAGRPWASVLAGEAGFLRPIDAHRLQVTARPIYGDPLGEALVEGADIGALGLEFPTRRRNRLNGRVARKSRKDFEIEVLQSFGNCPKYIQARRPALAGEISRIGENRPVQRGEALTKDQAALVARADTLFIASHFSEDAADWRQGVDVSHRGGKPGFALVAHETLLLLPDYSGNCMFNTLGNIAVDPKCGLLFIDFESGDTLQLTGEAEILWDPAHIRRFPGAKRVLAFTVRESLRIEGAVPFTWTFQDYSPVLDGPEFSDSGEDVVADQPTVTLKSVNVSLPKEILHDGKAITTGIFKEPVEGRVMLRRLNLDGDGQADLWGHGGTFRAVYAYPFENYAYWARELGRDDLELGQFGENFTVEGLLEDDIHVGDVFRVGGALVEVSQPRVPCYKLAIKMGIDGFQNQFLASGRIGFYFRVLEEGEVGAGDRLVLVRRDPESLSVRAVNELLYFDKENLEATGKALAMPALSHGWKGSFEERLAKAEDCPAAREGYRSFVVERKAQESETITSFHLVPEDGAPLPPFLPGQFLTFELTIPGQDKPVIRTYSLSDSPNPDRYRVSIKREPAPEGRPDSPPGLSSNFFHDRVEVGSKLRIGAPRGKFHLDPEGARPVVLLSGGVGLTPMVSMLNSIVDSGNPRPVWFIHGARNGREHAMGAQVRRLAAENANVRAHIRYSQPTEQDVEGRDYDSRGRVDVALLKTLLPFGDYDFYICGPTPFMRSLYCGLRALDVSESRLNYEFFGPASPLQEEARPLGPDKAPSAETELAGGLQVTFARSGVTADWDSACESILDLAERQGLSPDFSCRSGICQTCICTLVEGEVEYLEEPLDELPPGSVLICCSKPKSNLVIEV, encoded by the coding sequence TTGCCGGCAGACCAGTCACCCTTTCACCGGGGCGAGAAGGAAATCCAGGCTCGCATCGGCATGGCGGACAAGATGGAGGACCTCGGCCGGCGGATGATTCGCCGTAAGATGCCGGCCGAGCATCAGGCGTTCTTTGCCCAGCTGTCCCTCCTGATCGTCGGCACGCGGGATGTGGCCGGCCGGCCCTGGGCCTCGGTCTTGGCGGGCGAGGCCGGTTTTCTTCGACCCATCGATGCGCACAGGCTGCAGGTGACGGCGCGGCCGATCTATGGCGATCCTCTGGGCGAAGCGCTCGTTGAGGGGGCGGACATCGGCGCCTTGGGGCTCGAGTTCCCGACCCGCCGGCGCAATCGCCTCAACGGCAGAGTGGCCCGGAAAAGCCGGAAGGACTTCGAGATCGAGGTCCTGCAGAGCTTCGGCAACTGCCCGAAGTACATCCAGGCCCGCCGGCCCGCTCTGGCCGGTGAGATCTCGCGGATCGGCGAAAATCGGCCGGTGCAGCGCGGAGAGGCCCTGACCAAGGACCAGGCCGCCCTCGTCGCGCGCGCCGACACCCTGTTCATCGCCAGCCATTTCTCGGAGGACGCCGCGGATTGGCGCCAAGGCGTCGACGTGTCGCACCGCGGCGGCAAGCCGGGCTTCGCGCTGGTCGCCCACGAGACCCTGCTGTTGCTGCCGGACTATTCCGGCAACTGCATGTTCAACACCCTCGGCAACATCGCGGTCGATCCGAAGTGCGGCCTGCTGTTCATCGACTTCGAGAGCGGCGACACGCTTCAGCTGACCGGCGAGGCCGAGATCCTCTGGGACCCGGCGCACATCCGGCGCTTCCCGGGCGCCAAGCGGGTGCTGGCCTTCACCGTCCGGGAATCGCTGCGGATCGAAGGGGCCGTACCCTTCACCTGGACGTTCCAGGACTACTCCCCCGTCTTGGACGGGCCAGAGTTCTCCGACAGCGGAGAGGATGTGGTCGCGGACCAACCGACCGTGACCTTGAAGTCGGTCAACGTCTCCCTGCCCAAGGAGATCCTGCACGACGGCAAGGCCATCACGACCGGGATCTTCAAGGAACCGGTCGAGGGGCGGGTGATGCTGCGGCGCCTGAATCTGGACGGCGACGGACAGGCGGATCTCTGGGGCCACGGCGGGACCTTTCGGGCGGTCTACGCCTATCCCTTCGAGAACTACGCCTACTGGGCCCGGGAGCTGGGCCGGGACGATCTCGAGCTCGGCCAGTTCGGCGAGAACTTCACCGTCGAAGGCCTGCTGGAAGACGACATCCACGTCGGCGACGTCTTCCGGGTCGGCGGCGCCCTGGTCGAGGTCAGCCAGCCGCGCGTGCCCTGCTACAAGCTGGCCATCAAGATGGGCATCGACGGCTTCCAGAACCAGTTCCTGGCGAGCGGCCGGATCGGGTTCTATTTCCGCGTCCTCGAGGAGGGCGAGGTCGGCGCCGGCGACCGTCTGGTTCTGGTCCGGCGGGACCCGGAATCCCTGAGCGTGCGCGCGGTCAACGAGCTCCTCTACTTCGACAAGGAGAACCTGGAGGCGACCGGCAAGGCCTTGGCCATGCCGGCACTGTCGCACGGCTGGAAGGGTTCCTTCGAGGAGCGCCTGGCCAAGGCCGAGGACTGCCCCGCGGCCCGCGAGGGCTACCGGAGCTTCGTGGTCGAGCGCAAGGCCCAGGAGAGCGAGACCATCACCTCCTTCCACCTCGTGCCGGAAGACGGGGCGCCCCTGCCGCCTTTCCTGCCGGGCCAGTTCCTGACCTTCGAGCTGACGATCCCGGGGCAGGACAAGCCGGTGATTCGCACCTATTCGCTCTCCGACAGTCCCAATCCGGACCGCTACCGCGTCAGCATCAAGCGGGAGCCGGCCCCCGAGGGTCGACCCGATTCGCCGCCCGGTCTGTCGTCCAATTTCTTTCACGACCGGGTCGAGGTCGGCAGCAAGCTTCGCATCGGCGCGCCGCGCGGCAAGTTCCACCTCGATCCGGAGGGCGCGCGGCCGGTCGTGCTGCTGAGCGGCGGGGTCGGACTGACCCCGATGGTGAGCATGCTGAACAGCATCGTCGACAGCGGCAACCCGCGCCCGGTCTGGTTCATCCACGGCGCCCGCAACGGCCGGGAGCATGCCATGGGCGCGCAGGTCCGGCGGCTGGCCGCGGAGAACGCCAACGTGCGGGCCCACATCCGCTACAGCCAGCCGACGGAGCAGGATGTCGAGGGCCGCGACTACGACAGCCGGGGACGGGTCGACGTCGCCCTGCTGAAGACGCTGCTGCCCTTCGGCGACTACGACTTCTACATCTGCGGGCCGACGCCCTTCATGCGCTCGCTCTACTGCGGCCTGCGGGCCCTCGACGTCTCGGAGAGCCGCCTAAACTACGAGTTCTTCGGCCCGGCTTCGCCGCTGCAGGAAGAGGCCAGGCCGCTCGGCCCGGACAAGGCACCGAGCGCCGAGACCGAGCTCGCCGGCGGCCTGCAGGTGACCTTCGCCCGCTCGGGCGTGACCGCCGACTGGGACTCGGCCTGCGAGAGCATCCTGGACCTGGCCGAACGGCAGGGCCTCAGCCCCGATTTCAGCTGCCGCTCGGGCATCTGCCAGACCTGCATCTGCACCCTGGTCGAAGGCGAGGTCGAGTACCTCGAAGAGCCCCTGGACGAGCTGCCGCCCGGCAGCGTCCTGATCTGCTGTTCGAAGCCCAAGTCCAACCTCGTTATCGAGGTCTGA
- a CDS encoding RtcB family protein codes for MSGFEFIETRGKPIKAWIKGVPVEEAARKQLENIAALPFIHKHVAAMPDVHLGRGATVGSVIATKGAIIPAAVGVDIGCGMMAVQTDLTAERLPDSLAKLRAEIERAVPVGNGKGGDWKDGQVPARAETAFGRSDLAARLQAVVARHPKIFTHKALAQLGTLGGGNHFVEVCLDEAGLVWVMLHSGSRGTGNKVGTYFIEQARRGIEKRFISGTLPDKDLAFFIEGEDALFDDYTEAVGWAQDYARANREVMMARTLEALRKTLPKLKTAKVAVNCHHNYVERESHFGAEVWVTRKGAVRAREGDLGIIPGSMGARSFIVRGKGNAEAFHSCSHGAGRVMSRSEAKRRFTLKDHRAATEGVECRKDEGVIDETPAAYKDIDAVMAAQSDLVEVLHTLKQVVCVKG; via the coding sequence ATGAGCGGCTTCGAGTTCATCGAGACCCGCGGCAAGCCGATCAAGGCCTGGATCAAGGGCGTCCCGGTCGAGGAGGCCGCGCGCAAGCAGTTAGAGAACATCGCCGCGCTGCCCTTCATCCACAAGCACGTGGCGGCCATGCCCGACGTGCACCTGGGCCGTGGCGCCACCGTCGGCTCGGTCATCGCGACCAAGGGCGCGATCATCCCGGCCGCGGTCGGGGTCGACATCGGCTGCGGCATGATGGCGGTGCAGACCGACCTGACCGCCGAGCGCCTGCCGGACTCGCTCGCCAAGCTCCGCGCCGAGATCGAGCGCGCGGTGCCGGTCGGCAACGGCAAGGGCGGCGACTGGAAGGACGGCCAAGTCCCGGCCCGAGCCGAGACCGCCTTCGGCCGCTCCGACCTGGCCGCGCGCCTGCAGGCCGTGGTCGCCAGGCACCCGAAGATCTTCACCCACAAGGCCCTGGCCCAGCTCGGCACCCTGGGCGGCGGCAACCACTTCGTCGAGGTCTGCCTGGACGAGGCGGGGCTGGTCTGGGTGATGCTGCACTCGGGCTCGCGCGGCACCGGCAACAAGGTCGGGACCTACTTTATCGAGCAGGCCCGCCGCGGCATCGAGAAGCGCTTCATCTCGGGCACCCTGCCGGACAAGGACCTGGCCTTCTTCATCGAAGGCGAGGACGCGCTCTTCGACGACTACACCGAGGCGGTCGGCTGGGCCCAGGACTACGCCCGCGCCAACCGCGAGGTGATGATGGCGCGCACCTTGGAGGCCCTGCGCAAGACCCTGCCGAAGCTCAAGACCGCCAAGGTCGCGGTCAACTGCCATCACAACTACGTGGAGCGGGAGAGCCACTTCGGCGCGGAGGTCTGGGTGACCCGCAAGGGCGCGGTGCGGGCCCGCGAAGGCGACCTGGGCATCATCCCGGGCTCGATGGGCGCGCGCTCCTTCATCGTGCGCGGCAAGGGCAACGCCGAGGCCTTCCACTCCTGCTCCCACGGGGCCGGCCGCGTCATGTCGCGCAGCGAGGCCAAGCGGCGCTTCACCCTGAAGGACCACCGCGCCGCGACCGAGGGCGTCGAGTGCCGCAAGGACGAGGGCGTGATCGACGAGACCCCGGCGGCCTACAAGGACATCGACGCGGTCATGGCCGCTCAGTCCGACCTGGTCGAGGTCCTCCACACCCTCAAGCAGGTCGTGTGCGTTAAGGGCTGA
- a CDS encoding CapA family protein: MAAKVSLGIGPWQLGAGLLLALALIWLWYSLSVEARRPASTDIVLVEEAAPPAAGPAALPAVDDAGPRLRLGFAGDIMQHRAQADDDFAASYAGIAPILRGFDLALGNLEFPVHPGRPLGPPPNSVQFNGSPAHLDALAGAGFDLLSQANNHVFDQGLEGALRTRAELEARGLIGLGVGASPAEIGPRVVEVKGVRLAFVAYTFPPNYYEDKTGKPSYWARDWPIHALNFEDWTGPYRAQGQSLFAEHVAAAQAQGAEMLIALVHWGREWHYQPSADQRRAAHDMIEAGIGLVVGSQSHVLGPPEVYRDGLIAYSLGNLNSDFVPAEVRLGALLEVTLTRRRDRLALTGFRYLPVVSEREGHRVTLLEDAAAPEAGELRRLAARILGPAAGVGGEQTAAAPGAR, from the coding sequence TTGGCGGCTAAAGTCTCGCTCGGCATCGGCCCTTGGCAGCTCGGCGCCGGCCTGCTGCTCGCGCTCGCGCTGATCTGGCTCTGGTACAGCCTGTCGGTCGAGGCCCGACGGCCGGCCTCGACCGACATCGTCCTAGTCGAGGAAGCGGCCCCGCCCGCCGCCGGCCCGGCGGCCCTGCCCGCCGTCGACGACGCCGGCCCCCGGCTGCGCCTGGGCTTCGCCGGCGACATCATGCAACACCGGGCCCAGGCCGACGACGATTTCGCTGCCTCTTACGCCGGGATCGCGCCGATCCTCCGGGGCTTCGACCTCGCCTTGGGCAACCTCGAGTTTCCGGTCCACCCGGGGCGTCCCCTCGGGCCACCACCGAACTCCGTCCAGTTCAATGGGTCGCCGGCGCATCTCGACGCCCTGGCCGGCGCCGGCTTCGACCTGCTCAGCCAGGCCAACAACCATGTCTTCGACCAGGGCCTCGAAGGCGCCCTCCGGACGAGGGCCGAACTGGAAGCGCGCGGCTTGATCGGGCTCGGCGTCGGGGCCTCGCCAGCCGAGATCGGCCCTCGAGTCGTCGAGGTGAAGGGCGTCCGCCTGGCCTTTGTCGCCTATACCTTCCCGCCCAACTACTACGAGGACAAAACCGGGAAGCCGAGCTATTGGGCGCGGGACTGGCCGATCCATGCCCTCAACTTCGAGGACTGGACCGGTCCCTATCGGGCCCAGGGCCAAAGCCTCTTTGCGGAGCACGTCGCGGCGGCGCAGGCCCAGGGTGCCGAGATGCTGATCGCCCTGGTGCACTGGGGGCGGGAATGGCACTACCAGCCCAGCGCCGACCAGCGCCGCGCCGCGCATGACATGATCGAGGCCGGCATCGGCCTCGTCGTCGGCAGCCAATCCCACGTCCTCGGGCCACCGGAGGTCTACCGCGACGGCCTCATCGCCTACAGCCTTGGCAACCTCAACTCCGACTTCGTGCCGGCCGAGGTGCGCCTGGGCGCTCTGCTGGAAGTGACCCTCACCAGGCGGCGAGACCGCCTCGCGCTCACCGGCTTCCGCTACCTGCCCGTGGTCTCCGAACGCGAGGGCCACCGCGTGACGTTGCTGGAGGACGCGGCGGCGCCGGAAGCGGGCGAGCTGCGGCGCCTGGCCGCAAGGATCCTGGGGCCGGCGGCCGGGGTCGGCGGCGAGCAGACCGCCGCCGCGCCCGGAGCACGATGA
- a CDS encoding LysE family translocator, whose protein sequence is MPTLDHLIPFLLATLVFAVMPGPAVLYTAAQTLARGRRGGFLAALGIHLGGFAHVIAAAAGLSAVFKLVPEAYAAVKLAGALYLVWLGIGIIRGGRDRSDLPQVRDKRARRAFLESVVVEVLNPKAAIFYIAFLPQFVDPAAAAPVWLQFLVLGVIVNLAFSAMDVVTVLLTSTMLRRVRDSGLGEKILRWLGGSILIGLGARLAVSER, encoded by the coding sequence ATGCCCACCCTCGACCACCTGATCCCCTTCCTCCTCGCCACCCTGGTCTTCGCGGTCATGCCGGGGCCCGCGGTCCTCTACACCGCAGCCCAGACCCTGGCGCGCGGGCGGCGGGGCGGCTTCCTGGCGGCGCTGGGCATCCACCTCGGCGGCTTCGCCCATGTGATCGCCGCCGCGGCCGGGCTCTCGGCGGTCTTCAAGCTGGTGCCGGAGGCCTATGCCGCGGTGAAGCTCGCCGGCGCGCTCTACCTGGTCTGGCTCGGCATCGGGATCATCCGGGGCGGGCGGGACCGGAGCGATCTGCCACAGGTCCGCGACAAGCGGGCGCGGCGGGCCTTCCTGGAGAGCGTCGTCGTGGAGGTCTTGAACCCCAAGGCCGCGATCTTCTACATCGCCTTCCTGCCGCAGTTCGTCGACCCGGCCGCGGCGGCGCCGGTCTGGCTGCAGTTCCTGGTCCTAGGCGTGATCGTCAACCTGGCCTTCAGTGCCATGGATGTGGTCACGGTCCTCTTGACCTCGACCATGCTGCGCCGCGTCCGCGACAGCGGCCTGGGCGAAAAGATCCTCCGCTGGCTCGGCGGCTCGATCCTGATCGGCCTCGGCGCAAGACTGGCGGTCTCGGAGCGGTGA